One part of the Bacteroidia bacterium genome encodes these proteins:
- a CDS encoding FAD-dependent oxidoreductase: MQPTQYPSISFWESNSLMKYDYIIVGGGIVGLSTAAELLEKDSDAKVLVLERGLFPSGASTKNAGFACFGSVSELWQDLNLIGEEGMLGLVEKRWKGLGLLKKRLGEKKLGYLNYGGYELLRGEELHYLDQLAKINKLLSPVFGTKVYKNAAERISQFAFSSDAVKGIIENPFEAQIDTGEMMRNLSNHVAALGVRILSGAEVNSWNVKSDRMEISVKNPMGGEELLFSCKKVAFCTNAFSQKFFPQLELKPGRGQVLITEPIEGLKIKGVFHMEEGYYYFRNYEDRLMLGGGRNLDFAGEQSLEMKTTDLIMDKLRALMEDIIIPDHPYEIADSWAGIMAFGESKEPICQQVDDRLFAALRLGGMGVAIGSALGQEMANLLLE, encoded by the coding sequence ATGCAGCCTACTCAATATCCATCTATCAGCTTTTGGGAATCGAATTCTTTGATGAAGTATGACTACATAATTGTGGGGGGAGGAATTGTAGGCTTATCCACCGCTGCTGAACTATTGGAAAAGGATTCTGATGCAAAGGTTCTTGTTTTGGAAAGGGGCTTATTTCCGAGTGGAGCCAGTACGAAAAATGCAGGTTTTGCCTGTTTCGGATCGGTATCAGAGTTATGGCAGGACTTGAATCTCATTGGAGAGGAGGGGATGCTGGGTCTGGTAGAAAAAAGATGGAAGGGACTCGGATTACTAAAAAAGAGATTGGGAGAAAAAAAGCTGGGATACCTCAATTATGGGGGCTATGAATTGTTGAGGGGAGAAGAACTTCACTACCTCGATCAACTGGCCAAAATCAATAAATTATTGAGCCCGGTTTTTGGCACAAAGGTTTATAAAAATGCAGCAGAGAGAATAAGCCAGTTTGCTTTTTCAAGTGATGCCGTCAAAGGAATCATCGAGAATCCCTTTGAGGCTCAAATTGATACAGGCGAAATGATGAGGAATCTAAGCAATCATGTTGCTGCTCTGGGTGTCAGAATATTGAGTGGAGCTGAGGTGAATAGCTGGAACGTAAAATCGGACAGGATGGAGATTTCGGTGAAAAATCCCATGGGAGGAGAGGAATTGCTTTTCTCCTGTAAGAAAGTGGCCTTTTGTACCAATGCCTTTAGTCAGAAATTCTTTCCTCAACTGGAACTAAAGCCAGGTAGGGGACAGGTATTGATTACAGAACCCATTGAGGGACTGAAGATAAAGGGAGTATTTCATATGGAGGAAGGCTACTATTATTTTAGGAATTATGAAGATCGATTGATGTTGGGAGGAGGGCGGAATCTGGATTTTGCTGGAGAGCAAAGTCTGGAGATGAAAACCACCGATCTGATAATGGATAAACTCAGAGCTTTGATGGAGGATATCATCATCCCTGATCATCCTTATGAAATAGCGGATAGCTGGGCAGGAATTATGGCTTTTGGGGAAAGTAAAGAGCCGATCTGCCAGCAAGTGGATGATCGACTCTTTGCAGCTTTGAGACTGGGAGGTATGGGAGTAGCCATTGGAAGTGCCCTTGGGCAAGAAATGGCTAATTTGTTACTTGAATAA
- a CDS encoding prephenate dehydratase — translation MHQVLQATKPIAIQGVQGSFHEIAAKKYFGNEIELEMCDSFPGLFQAMESGRSSFGVVAIENTVAGTILPNYALLRNSNYKVIGEVYLRIEHQLLGLKGSTIETLEEVYSHPMAINQCRHFFRSYPQIKLISADDTAASAARLAQSQTKGQAAIASRLAAETYELEILAESIEDNKRNFTRFLIITDDMDFLAKQEEINKASISFIVAHKVGHLSQILQVLSAYDMSLSKIQSSPIVGQEWQYFFHVDLEFDDYERFRQSLNAINPLLSELKVLGEYPKGDKNVS, via the coding sequence ATGCATCAAGTGCTTCAGGCAACAAAACCCATAGCGATCCAGGGAGTCCAGGGCTCCTTCCATGAGATAGCTGCGAAGAAATACTTCGGAAATGAAATCGAACTGGAAATGTGTGATTCTTTTCCGGGCCTCTTTCAGGCAATGGAAAGTGGTCGTTCTTCTTTTGGGGTTGTTGCGATAGAAAATACCGTAGCAGGTACTATCCTTCCTAATTATGCCTTATTGCGTAATTCCAATTACAAAGTGATCGGTGAAGTTTATCTCCGCATTGAGCATCAATTGCTGGGGCTGAAAGGAAGTACGATTGAAACATTAGAAGAGGTTTATTCCCATCCAATGGCAATCAATCAGTGCAGACACTTTTTTCGCTCCTACCCTCAAATCAAATTGATTTCTGCAGATGATACGGCTGCAAGTGCAGCCAGACTCGCCCAATCACAGACCAAAGGCCAGGCAGCTATAGCGAGTCGCCTTGCAGCCGAGACCTACGAACTTGAAATTCTCGCAGAAAGTATAGAAGATAATAAGAGGAACTTTACCCGCTTCCTGATCATTACTGATGATATGGACTTCCTGGCGAAGCAAGAGGAGATTAACAAAGCGAGTATCAGTTTTATTGTAGCACATAAAGTCGGACATCTCTCTCAGATATTACAGGTTTTGAGTGCCTATGATATGAGTTTGAGTAAAATCCAGTCCTCTCCGATTGTAGGACAGGAATGGCAATATTTCTTCCATGTGGATTTGGAATTTGACGACTACGAACGATTCAGACAGTCTTTAAATGCCATCAATCCCCTTTTATCAGAGTTAAAGGTATTGGGAGAATATCCAAAAGGCGACAAAAACGTTAGTTAG
- a CDS encoding aminotransferase class I/II-fold pyridoxal phosphate-dependent enzyme produces the protein MIIPEANRLGSVKEYYFSRKLREIRARVAAGEHILNLGIGNPDMSPSDSTLKTLVKEAIEPGKHGYQPYKGTAQLRYAFAKWYENTYRVQLHADSEILPLMGSKEGIMHVSMAFLNEGDQALVPNPGYPAYSSAARIAGAEIVSYKLSPENDWYPNLEELAKQDLSRVKIMWINYPHMPTGTRPTDELFEQLVAFAQEHKILLCHDNPYSLVLNPDPKSILSIPGAKEVAIELNSLSKSHNMAGWRIGLFAGAEAYLQAVLKVKSNMDSGMFLPLQEAAVSALANSFAWHGERNAEYQKRRNIAFEMLDELGCSYKKDQAGMFVWARIPDNEASGEEFSERILNSIHVFLTPGFIFGDQGEKYIRISLCTPMDGLQLALERIKAFTKATV, from the coding sequence ATGATTATACCTGAAGCAAATAGATTAGGCAGCGTGAAAGAATACTATTTCTCAAGAAAATTGAGAGAAATAAGAGCTCGCGTTGCAGCTGGAGAACACATCCTCAATCTCGGGATTGGCAATCCGGATATGTCTCCTTCTGATTCGACCCTTAAAACCCTGGTTAAAGAAGCCATTGAGCCGGGCAAGCATGGCTATCAACCTTATAAAGGAACTGCCCAGCTTAGATATGCTTTTGCCAAATGGTATGAGAATACCTATCGTGTACAATTACATGCAGATTCCGAAATCCTCCCGCTTATGGGATCCAAGGAAGGCATCATGCATGTCTCTATGGCTTTTCTCAATGAAGGAGATCAGGCGCTGGTACCAAATCCGGGATACCCGGCTTATTCAAGTGCAGCCCGCATTGCAGGAGCGGAAATTGTGTCTTACAAACTTTCGCCCGAAAATGACTGGTACCCAAATCTGGAAGAATTAGCCAAACAAGATCTCAGCCGTGTAAAAATCATGTGGATCAATTATCCGCATATGCCTACAGGAACACGCCCTACAGATGAGCTTTTTGAGCAGTTGGTGGCTTTCGCCCAAGAACATAAAATCCTCCTCTGTCATGACAATCCTTATAGCCTGGTATTGAATCCGGATCCTAAAAGTATTCTTTCTATCCCTGGAGCCAAAGAAGTAGCGATTGAACTCAATTCTTTGAGTAAATCTCATAATATGGCTGGATGGAGAATCGGTTTATTTGCGGGAGCAGAGGCTTACCTTCAGGCTGTGCTAAAGGTAAAAAGCAATATGGATTCAGGAATGTTCCTTCCTTTACAGGAAGCCGCAGTTAGTGCACTTGCCAATTCATTTGCCTGGCATGGAGAAAGAAATGCAGAGTACCAGAAAAGAAGGAATATTGCCTTTGAGATGCTGGATGAATTGGGATGTAGCTACAAAAAAGATCAGGCGGGTATGTTTGTCTGGGCTCGGATTCCAGATAATGAAGCAAGCGGAGAGGAATTTTCAGAACGAATTCTAAATAGCATACACGTTTTCCTGACGCCCGGATTTATTTTCGGAGATCAGGGAGAAAAATATATACGTATTTCCCTATGCACACCAATGGATGGTCTGCAACTGGCCCTGGAAAGAATTAAAGCATTTACAAAAGCAACAGTATGA
- a CDS encoding prephenate dehydrogenase produces MIVSIIGLGLIGGSLALDLRSNGFASRLIGVDLKREHQEQAMELGLVDEIMEWEEACKVADILILTVPVSAILKQLPKALDLVREDALVMDMGSTKSEIKQSISGHPKRKRAVLAHPMAGTEYSGPKAAIHNLFHRKVAIICDPTESDKDALELAERLLKSLFMRIIYMDAREHDVHAAYVSHVSHISSFVLALTVLEKEKSEANIFNMASGGFASTVRLAKSSPKMWRDVYEQNADNLIDVLEIYIKKMQAFKGLIESGEFDKTAELMQEANEIGRILKETPHLMKYS; encoded by the coding sequence ATGATTGTTTCGATCATTGGATTAGGATTGATTGGTGGTTCCCTTGCTTTGGATTTGAGAAGTAATGGCTTTGCGAGTCGTTTGATTGGTGTGGACCTGAAAAGGGAACACCAGGAGCAAGCGATGGAATTAGGCCTGGTAGATGAAATCATGGAATGGGAAGAAGCCTGCAAAGTAGCGGATATTCTTATCCTAACAGTACCTGTAAGTGCGATTCTCAAGCAGCTTCCCAAAGCCCTGGACCTTGTACGCGAGGATGCTTTGGTCATGGATATGGGCTCAACCAAATCCGAAATAAAGCAAAGCATATCTGGACATCCGAAAAGAAAACGTGCTGTGCTCGCCCACCCTATGGCGGGCACAGAGTATTCTGGGCCCAAAGCTGCTATCCATAACCTTTTTCATAGAAAGGTAGCGATCATTTGTGATCCAACAGAAAGTGATAAGGATGCCCTCGAATTGGCAGAAAGATTATTAAAAAGCCTCTTCATGCGCATCATTTATATGGATGCCCGGGAACATGATGTACATGCTGCATATGTTTCCCATGTCTCCCATATTAGTTCTTTTGTTCTGGCTCTCACGGTCCTTGAGAAAGAAAAAAGTGAAGCCAATATCTTCAATATGGCTTCCGGAGGTTTTGCCTCTACAGTTCGATTGGCGAAAAGTTCTCCCAAAATGTGGAGAGATGTCTACGAACAAAATGCGGACAACCTCATTGATGTACTCGAAATTTATATTAAAAAAATGCAGGCATTCAAAGGCCTGATTGAATCCGGAGAATTTGACAAGACAGCTGAACTCATGCAAGAAGCCAATGAGATCGGCAGGATTTTGAAAGAGACTCCTCACTTAATGAAATACAGCTAA